One Actinosynnema pretiosum DNA segment encodes these proteins:
- a CDS encoding Crp/Fnr family transcriptional regulator, with amino-acid sequence MTERGGREPEPGQAVGSPGGRVPRPRSPGGSGPVRAPGAREDGRGPAGQRGFRALISPGQWDLLVAEGALTPHESRSLLLLQGDPGEVVLLCVAGRVKVVYSEPDGREILLAVRGPGDVLGEFAAQDKRPRSATVQAIERGATSRLSAERFDALVGRCGVGPELRNYVMGKFRESFTHTWRVAHRTAADQLTDLLVKLVGAAGPEHPSATTIPMSQEELAAALGLARSAVTPVLAEWKAAGLVRIARGALQVVDLAALIASRPGGSG; translated from the coding sequence ATGACCGAGCGTGGTGGGCGCGAGCCCGAACCGGGTCAGGCCGTCGGCTCGCCCGGCGGGCGGGTGCCCCGGCCGCGCTCCCCCGGCGGGAGCGGACCCGTCCGGGCGCCGGGCGCGCGGGAGGACGGGCGCGGACCGGCGGGGCAGCGGGGGTTCCGGGCGCTGATCTCGCCGGGCCAGTGGGACCTGCTGGTCGCCGAGGGCGCGCTGACCCCGCACGAGAGCCGCAGTCTCCTGCTGCTGCAGGGCGACCCCGGCGAGGTGGTGCTGCTGTGCGTGGCGGGCCGGGTGAAGGTGGTGTACTCCGAGCCGGACGGGCGGGAGATCCTGCTCGCCGTGCGCGGGCCCGGTGACGTGCTGGGGGAGTTCGCGGCGCAGGACAAGCGGCCCCGGTCGGCGACCGTGCAGGCCATCGAGCGCGGGGCGACGTCGCGGCTGTCGGCCGAGCGGTTCGACGCGCTGGTCGGGCGGTGCGGGGTGGGGCCGGAGCTGCGGAACTACGTGATGGGCAAGTTCCGGGAGAGCTTCACGCACACCTGGCGGGTCGCGCACCGCACGGCCGCCGACCAGCTGACCGACCTGCTGGTGAAGCTCGTCGGCGCGGCGGGGCCGGAGCACCCGTCGGCGACGACGATCCCGATGTCGCAGGAGGAGCTGGCGGCGGCGCTGGGGCTGGCGCGGTCGGCGGTGACGCCGGTGCTGGCGGAGTGGAAGGCGGCCGGGCTGGTGCGGATCGCGCGGGGCGCGCTCCAGGTGGTGGACCTGGCGGCGCTGATCGCCTCGCGGCCGGGCGGGTCCGGGTGA
- a CDS encoding pectate lyase family protein: MKRSAVRRIPAVVAALLVSTTAGAALTTGSASAAGAATGYASANGGTTGGQGGAVVRATTGTQIHQALCGRASTSTPITIEVQGTINHGNTSKVSGSCDTAAGVVELKKISNVTIIGVGSGAVFDQIGIHIRESRNIIIRNVTIQNVKKSGSPTSNGGDAIGMERDVRNVWVDHVNLIASGGESAGYDGLFDMKDNTQYVTLSYSTLRNSGRGGLVGSSESDRSNSFITYHHNLYQNIDSRTPLLRGGTAHMYNNNYVSLNESGINSRAGAKAKVENNYFKNSRDALGTFYTDEAGYWQVSGNTFDNVTWSTPDDETNPAGPNPQSTTSVTVPYSYRLDQTSCVPTIVARTAGANTGLKESDGSC; encoded by the coding sequence ATGAAGCGATCAGCCGTCCGGCGAATCCCCGCGGTCGTGGCCGCGCTGCTCGTCTCGACCACCGCGGGCGCCGCCCTCACCACCGGGTCGGCCTCCGCCGCGGGCGCCGCGACCGGGTACGCCTCCGCCAACGGCGGCACCACCGGCGGCCAGGGCGGGGCGGTGGTCCGGGCCACCACGGGCACCCAGATCCACCAGGCGCTGTGCGGCCGGGCCAGCACGAGCACCCCCATCACCATCGAGGTGCAGGGGACCATCAACCACGGCAACACCAGCAAGGTCTCCGGCAGCTGCGACACCGCCGCCGGGGTCGTCGAGCTCAAGAAGATCAGCAACGTCACGATCATCGGCGTCGGCTCCGGCGCGGTGTTCGACCAGATCGGCATCCACATCCGCGAATCCCGCAACATCATCATCCGGAACGTGACGATCCAGAACGTCAAGAAGTCCGGATCGCCCACGTCCAACGGCGGCGACGCCATCGGCATGGAGCGGGACGTGCGCAACGTGTGGGTCGACCACGTCAACCTGATCGCCTCGGGCGGCGAGTCGGCGGGGTACGACGGGCTTTTCGACATGAAGGACAACACCCAGTACGTGACCCTGTCCTACAGCACCCTGCGCAATTCCGGTCGCGGCGGTCTGGTCGGTTCCAGCGAGAGCGACCGCTCGAACAGCTTCATCACCTACCACCACAACCTGTACCAGAACATCGACTCCCGGACCCCGCTGCTGCGCGGCGGCACGGCGCACATGTACAACAACAACTACGTGAGCCTGAACGAGTCCGGCATCAACTCGCGCGCGGGCGCGAAGGCCAAGGTCGAGAACAACTACTTCAAGAACTCCCGCGACGCCCTCGGCACCTTCTACACCGACGAGGCAGGCTACTGGCAGGTCAGCGGGAACACGTTCGACAACGTCACCTGGTCCACCCCGGACGACGAGACCAACCCGGCGGGGCCGAACCCGCAGTCCACCACCTCGGTCACCGTGCCCTACAGCTACCGGCTCGACCAGACGAGCTGCGTGCCGACCATCGTCGCCCGCACGGCGGGGGCCAACACGGGGCTGAAGGAGTCGGACGGCTCCTGCTGA
- a CDS encoding extracellular catalytic domain type 1 short-chain-length polyhydroxyalkanoate depolymerase, whose protein sequence is MLVAALVALLTFVAAPQARAASLVEVTGFGANPSGLRMHLYVPDRVASRPAVLLAVHYCTGSGPAFHSGTEYARLADQHGFVVIYPSATRSGNCFDVSSPQALRRDGGSDPVGLMSMVRHTLQRYNGDPARVFVTGTSSGAMMTNVMLANYPDVFAAGAPFAGVPDGCFATTDGSLWNSACANGTVLKTPAQWGDIARSAYPGYTGPRPRVQTWHGTQDDTLRYPNFGEQIDQWTNVHGLSTTPTATDYPQPNWTRTRYGDKVEAISLQGVGHNLMASGMGQRVIEFFGLNNPGPGPTTTTTTTTTTTTTTTTTTPPNPSGACRVGYSVNAWNTGLTASITITNTGSGAVDGWTLAFTLPSGQRVTSGWNATFSSSGGDVTATNASYNGALAPGASTTIGLQATHTGDSGKPNAFTLNGAACTTT, encoded by the coding sequence ATGCTCGTGGCGGCTCTCGTCGCCCTGCTCACGTTCGTCGCGGCGCCGCAGGCCAGGGCGGCGTCGCTGGTCGAGGTCACCGGGTTCGGCGCCAACCCCAGCGGCCTGCGGATGCACCTCTACGTCCCCGATCGGGTGGCGAGCAGACCCGCCGTGCTGCTCGCCGTCCACTACTGCACCGGCTCCGGCCCGGCGTTCCACTCCGGCACCGAGTACGCGCGCCTGGCCGACCAGCACGGCTTCGTGGTGATCTACCCGTCGGCCACCCGCAGCGGCAACTGCTTCGACGTGTCCTCGCCGCAGGCGCTGCGGCGCGACGGCGGCAGCGACCCGGTGGGGCTGATGTCCATGGTGCGCCACACCCTGCAGCGCTACAACGGCGACCCGGCGCGGGTGTTCGTCACCGGCACCTCGTCCGGGGCGATGATGACCAACGTCATGCTCGCCAACTACCCGGACGTGTTCGCGGCGGGCGCCCCGTTCGCGGGCGTGCCCGACGGGTGCTTCGCCACGACGGACGGGTCGCTGTGGAACAGCGCCTGCGCGAACGGCACCGTGCTCAAGACCCCGGCCCAGTGGGGAGACATCGCCCGCTCGGCGTACCCCGGTTACACCGGGCCGAGGCCGAGGGTGCAGACCTGGCACGGCACGCAGGACGACACGCTGCGGTACCCGAACTTCGGCGAGCAGATCGACCAGTGGACCAACGTCCACGGCCTGTCCACCACCCCCACCGCCACCGACTACCCGCAGCCGAACTGGACCCGCACCCGCTACGGCGACAAGGTGGAGGCCATCTCGCTGCAGGGCGTCGGGCACAACCTGATGGCGTCGGGGATGGGGCAGCGCGTGATCGAGTTCTTCGGCCTGAACAACCCCGGCCCCGGCCCGACCACGACGACCACCACGACCACGACCACCACGACGACCACCACCACGACCACGCCCCCGAACCCGAGCGGCGCCTGCCGGGTCGGGTACTCGGTGAACGCCTGGAACACCGGCCTCACCGCGAGCATCACGATCACCAACACCGGCAGCGGCGCGGTGGACGGCTGGACCCTCGCGTTCACCCTGCCGTCCGGGCAGCGCGTGACGTCCGGCTGGAACGCCACGTTCAGCTCGTCCGGCGGTGACGTGACCGCCACCAACGCCTCCTACAACGGAGCCCTGGCACCCGGCGCGTCCACCACGATCGGCCTCCAGGCCACCCACACCGGCGACTCCGGGAAGCCGAACGCGTTCACCCTCAACGGGGCGGCCTGCACCACCACCTGA
- a CDS encoding serine hydrolase: protein MRPERVVAELRRELADAGLDGSFLVRDLRTGQEIAIEPDVEWPMASLVKVPLAVATLERVRRGELDGATRVEVRPVPDAPPGPPGLFWFRHPVEVAVDDLLYLSLAISDSRAADALFALTPPPLVNALLRELGVRGLAVRHDLDPLTDTPVERFEPAEVHLAHSLAVGAGTPGRGHPVAQLDVTRANAGSARAFADLLQALWRPSGIPEEVAARVRELMSLNVLRQRLAPDFTSDATRWSSKTGTLLTLRHEVGVVEHDDGQAFAVAALTGSTVPAAAQPGAEAVMGRAARRLRDCLRLR, encoded by the coding sequence GTGAGGCCGGAGCGGGTGGTGGCGGAGCTGCGCCGGGAGCTGGCGGACGCCGGGCTGGACGGCTCGTTCCTGGTGCGCGACCTGCGCACCGGGCAGGAGATCGCGATCGAGCCGGACGTCGAGTGGCCGATGGCGTCCCTGGTGAAGGTGCCGCTGGCCGTGGCGACCCTGGAGCGGGTGCGGCGCGGCGAGCTGGACGGCGCGACCAGGGTCGAGGTGCGCCCGGTGCCCGACGCGCCGCCCGGTCCGCCCGGCCTGTTCTGGTTCCGCCACCCGGTGGAGGTGGCGGTGGACGACCTGCTGTACCTGAGCCTGGCGATCAGCGACAGCCGGGCCGCCGACGCGCTGTTCGCCCTCACCCCGCCGCCGCTGGTGAACGCCCTGCTGCGGGAGCTGGGCGTGCGCGGGCTGGCCGTGCGGCACGACCTGGACCCGCTCACCGACACCCCGGTCGAGCGCTTCGAACCGGCCGAGGTGCACCTGGCGCACTCGCTGGCGGTGGGCGCGGGCACGCCCGGCCGGGGGCACCCGGTGGCGCAGCTGGACGTGACGCGCGCGAACGCCGGGTCCGCGCGGGCCTTCGCCGACCTGCTCCAGGCCCTGTGGCGGCCGTCGGGAATCCCGGAGGAGGTGGCGGCGCGGGTGCGGGAGCTGATGTCGCTGAACGTGCTGCGGCAGCGGCTGGCCCCGGACTTCACCTCGGACGCGACCCGGTGGTCGTCCAAGACCGGCACGCTGCTGACGCTGCGGCACGAGGTGGGCGTGGTGGAGCACGACGACGGGCAGGCGTTCGCGGTGGCCGCCCTGACCGGCTCGACCGTGCCCGCCGCCGCGCAACCGGGGGCCGAGGCGGTGATGGGCCGGGCGGCGCGCAGGCTGCGGGACTGCCTGCGCCTGCGCTGA
- a CDS encoding LysR family transcriptional regulator, giving the protein MDLVGACLAFVSVAERGSFTLGASAAGVPQPVASRRVAALEAHLGERLFDRGTRRAVLTPFGRDVLPAAQHLVRLAEALEQRARQARRRPLPLAVPDWCPARDLAHLAARAQADELTLELRRAGPAERAALARTGEVRAAITAVPPGEGDWVVPLGVAAAVPPAEHTTYLDTLRVGRSGGAARRVLLQPEDDVPHVRDPLLRLRDALGLRPGQVVVADSLVGAVADVLGSADLLLCSPAQADDLGLHWRPLGEAEPARGYAVAAARADDAERVRALGRDLARCLGAPA; this is encoded by the coding sequence GTGGACCTGGTCGGAGCCTGCCTGGCGTTCGTGTCCGTCGCCGAGCGCGGCAGCTTCACCCTCGGCGCGTCGGCGGCGGGCGTGCCGCAGCCGGTGGCCAGCCGCCGCGTCGCCGCGCTGGAGGCGCACCTGGGGGAGCGGCTGTTCGACCGGGGCACCCGCAGGGCCGTGCTCACCCCGTTCGGCCGGGACGTGCTGCCCGCCGCGCAGCACCTGGTCCGCCTGGCCGAGGCGCTGGAGCAGCGGGCCAGGCAGGCCAGGCGCAGACCGCTGCCGCTGGCCGTCCCCGACTGGTGCCCGGCCCGCGACCTGGCGCATTTGGCCGCGCGGGCGCAGGCCGACGAGCTGACCCTGGAGCTGCGCCGCGCCGGACCCGCCGAACGCGCGGCGCTGGCCCGCACCGGCGAGGTCCGGGCCGCCATCACCGCCGTGCCGCCGGGCGAGGGCGACTGGGTGGTGCCGCTGGGCGTGGCCGCCGCCGTGCCGCCCGCCGAGCACACCACCTACCTGGACACCCTGCGCGTGGGCCGCTCCGGCGGCGCGGCCAGGCGGGTGCTGCTCCAACCGGAGGACGACGTGCCGCACGTGCGCGACCCGCTGCTGCGGCTGCGCGACGCCCTGGGCCTGCGCCCCGGCCAGGTCGTGGTGGCCGACTCGCTGGTGGGCGCGGTCGCCGACGTGCTCGGCTCGGCCGACCTGCTGCTGTGCTCACCCGCCCAGGCCGACGACCTCGGCCTGCACTGGCGACCGCTCGGCGAGGCCGAACCGGCGCGCGGGTACGCCGTCGCGGCGGCCAGGGCGGACGACGCGGAGCGGGTGCGCGCGCTCGGCCGCGACCTCGCCCGCTGCCTGGGGGCTCCCGCGTGA
- the bla gene encoding class A beta-lactamase, protein MLTTRAHRAGTAALLFALVAGCGQAAPPAPTPTRAAAQTSAVQTSAPLGSPAFAALEQRFDARLGVYALDTGSGRVVAHRADERFAYASTFKALAFGALLAERSVADLDERVTFTREELVTYSPITEGRVDSGMTLREVADAAVRYSDNTAGNLLLRELGGDAGLAGGPAAFERALRAIGDTTTSPARVETELNEAVPGDLRDTSTPQALAADLRRYAVDADVLPDDRRELLVSTMRANTTGDEVIRAGVPQGWVVADKTGSAGYGGRNDIAVLWPPDRAPIVLAVLSGKATADAVHDNALLAEATRAVVELLD, encoded by the coding sequence GTGTTGACCACCAGGGCACACCGCGCCGGGACGGCGGCGCTGCTGTTCGCGCTGGTCGCGGGCTGCGGGCAGGCCGCACCGCCCGCGCCGACGCCGACGCGGGCCGCCGCCCAGACCTCGGCCGTTCAGACCTCGGCGCCGCTCGGCTCGCCCGCGTTCGCCGCGCTGGAGCAGCGGTTCGACGCCCGGCTCGGGGTGTACGCGCTGGACACCGGCAGCGGGCGCGTGGTCGCGCACCGGGCGGACGAGCGGTTCGCCTACGCGTCGACGTTCAAGGCGCTCGCCTTCGGCGCGCTGCTCGCGGAGCGCTCGGTCGCCGACCTGGACGAGCGGGTCACGTTCACCAGGGAGGAGCTGGTCACCTACTCCCCCATCACGGAGGGCAGGGTGGACAGCGGGATGACGCTGCGCGAGGTGGCCGACGCGGCGGTGCGCTACAGCGACAACACGGCGGGCAACCTGCTGCTGCGCGAGCTGGGCGGTGACGCGGGCCTGGCAGGCGGCCCCGCCGCGTTCGAGCGGGCGCTGCGCGCGATCGGCGACACCACCACCTCGCCCGCGCGGGTGGAGACCGAGCTGAACGAGGCCGTCCCCGGCGACCTGCGGGACACCAGCACGCCGCAGGCGCTGGCCGCGGACCTGCGCCGGTACGCGGTGGACGCCGACGTGCTGCCGGACGACCGGCGCGAGCTGCTGGTGTCGACGATGCGCGCGAACACCACCGGTGACGAGGTGATCCGCGCGGGTGTCCCCCAGGGGTGGGTGGTGGCGGACAAGACGGGGTCGGCCGGGTACGGCGGGCGCAACGACATCGCCGTGCTGTGGCCACCGGACCGCGCGCCGATCGTGCTGGCGGTGCTGTCCGGGAAGGCGACCGCGGACGCGGTGCACGACAACGCGCTGCTCGCGGAGGCGACGCGCGCGGTGGTCGAGCTTCTGGACTAG
- a CDS encoding helix-turn-helix transcriptional regulator has translation MVDERQGGTELGRYLRARRAQIGPEEVGLVAGPGLRRTPGLRREELAALAGISIDYYTRLERGRERRPSPAVVDALARALKLVPDEVTHLRELVERAARSTGAPTRAPSRSVRPGVKLILQSLRPNPAYVLNRVDDVLAANPGGARLFAGIDDWPAKQRNLVRYLLLHPAAREVLPERDRFISGCVAGLRALAGTDPDAPDLARLLGELLVKSPEFARLWERYDVRRKVSNGRKVFRHPDVGEVHLGYQMMSLDGAPDQKLVVYFAEPGSPEHDALVLLDMLGAAREAEAAAEDCAEVEQVDDADQVGRRDSPA, from the coding sequence ATGGTGGACGAGCGGCAGGGCGGGACGGAGCTGGGGCGGTACCTGCGGGCGCGTCGGGCCCAGATCGGGCCCGAGGAGGTCGGGCTGGTCGCCGGGCCGGGGCTCCGCCGCACGCCGGGGCTGCGGCGGGAGGAGCTGGCCGCGCTGGCGGGCATCAGCATCGACTACTACACCCGGCTTGAGCGCGGTCGCGAGCGCAGGCCCAGCCCGGCAGTGGTGGACGCGCTCGCCCGCGCGCTCAAGCTGGTCCCCGACGAGGTCACCCACCTGCGCGAGCTGGTCGAGCGCGCCGCCCGCAGCACGGGCGCGCCCACCAGGGCGCCCAGCCGCTCTGTGCGCCCCGGCGTGAAGCTGATCCTCCAGTCGCTGCGGCCCAACCCGGCGTACGTGCTCAACCGGGTCGACGACGTCCTCGCCGCCAACCCCGGCGGGGCGCGGCTGTTCGCGGGCATCGACGACTGGCCCGCCAAGCAGCGCAACCTCGTGCGCTACCTGCTGCTGCACCCCGCGGCCCGCGAGGTCCTGCCGGAGCGCGACCGGTTCATCAGCGGGTGCGTCGCCGGGCTGCGGGCGCTCGCGGGCACCGACCCGGACGCGCCCGACCTGGCCCGGCTGCTCGGCGAGCTGCTGGTCAAGAGCCCGGAGTTCGCGCGGCTGTGGGAGCGCTACGACGTGCGGCGGAAGGTGTCGAACGGGCGCAAGGTGTTCCGGCACCCCGACGTCGGGGAGGTCCACCTCGGCTACCAGATGATGTCCCTCGACGGCGCGCCCGACCAGAAGCTCGTGGTGTACTTCGCCGAACCGGGCTCGCCCGAGCACGACGCGCTGGTGCTGCTGGACATGCTCGGCGCGGCCCGCGAGGCGGAGGCGGCGGCCGAGGACTGCGCCGAGGTCGAGCAGGTGGACGACGCCGACCAGGTGGGCAGGCGCGACAGCCCGGCCTGA
- a CDS encoding NAD(P)-dependent alcohol dehydrogenase yields the protein MLTVNAYAAPSATEPLVPTTFERRDVGPRDVLIDIKYCGICHSDIHTVRGEWGGIEYPLAPGHEIAGIVTEVGSEVTRHAVGDRVGVGCMVNSCRECVNCLKGEEQYCVQGNIGTYNATDRDGTTTQGGYTSAVVVDEDFVLRIPEGVDLAAAAPLLCAGITTYSPLRHWGVGEGKKVAVVGLGGLGHMGVKLAHAMGAEVTVLSQSLKKQEDGLRLGADHYYATSDPETFTELAGRFDLVLNTVSAKIDVNAYLKLLAVGGALVNVGAPPEPLEVNVFTLLNNRSSFAGSMIGGIAETQEMLDFCAERGIGAEVEVIPASKINEAYERVMNSDVRYRFVIDNSTLAG from the coding sequence GTGCTCACCGTCAACGCATACGCAGCCCCGTCCGCGACCGAACCGCTGGTCCCGACCACGTTCGAGCGCCGCGACGTGGGGCCGCGAGACGTGCTCATCGACATCAAGTACTGCGGCATCTGCCACTCCGACATCCACACCGTGCGCGGCGAGTGGGGCGGGATCGAGTACCCGCTGGCGCCCGGCCACGAGATCGCGGGCATCGTCACCGAGGTCGGCTCCGAGGTGACCAGGCACGCCGTCGGCGACCGGGTCGGCGTCGGCTGCATGGTCAACTCCTGCCGCGAGTGCGTGAACTGCCTCAAGGGCGAGGAGCAGTACTGCGTCCAGGGCAACATCGGGACGTACAACGCCACCGACCGCGACGGCACCACCACCCAGGGCGGGTACACCAGCGCCGTGGTGGTGGACGAGGACTTCGTGCTGCGCATCCCGGAGGGCGTGGACCTGGCCGCCGCCGCGCCGCTGCTGTGCGCGGGCATCACCACCTACTCGCCGCTGCGCCACTGGGGCGTCGGCGAGGGCAAGAAGGTCGCCGTGGTCGGCCTCGGCGGGCTGGGCCACATGGGCGTGAAGCTGGCGCACGCGATGGGCGCGGAGGTCACCGTGCTGTCGCAGTCGCTCAAGAAGCAGGAGGACGGGCTGCGCCTGGGCGCGGACCACTACTACGCGACCTCCGACCCGGAGACCTTCACGGAGCTGGCGGGCCGGTTCGACCTGGTCCTGAACACGGTCAGCGCGAAGATCGACGTGAACGCCTACCTGAAGCTGCTGGCCGTGGGCGGCGCGCTGGTGAACGTGGGCGCGCCGCCGGAGCCGCTGGAGGTCAACGTCTTCACGCTGCTGAACAACCGCAGCAGCTTCGCGGGCTCGATGATCGGCGGCATCGCGGAGACGCAGGAGATGCTGGACTTCTGCGCCGAGCGCGGCATCGGCGCGGAGGTCGAGGTGATCCCGGCCAGCAAGATCAACGAGGCGTACGAGCGGGTCATGAACTCCGACGTGCGCTACCGGTTCGTGATCGACAACTCCACGCTGGCGGGCTGA
- a CDS encoding DUF4419 domain-containing protein, producing the protein MPTFAVDDVVPAVEPLPTTRLGSLFPDALALGGDPELAVLEPSGVHPLLRATAPAFAGHRPLVLSPDAVWLTIAAGLAQHVRLNAEPLRSELVAHRGRRDLTAVTTSWPETAGQWAALVDGFTALIGEGAADAGLFECDFSTSTEVDRVAGRIVLLDAHSPHFALRFVSVCGIPEITLTGTPDDWWRIRERVEELPRFGLERWAASLGPILEQFTRASEGDVDVAFWRRVHKPAEAYDGEIVTGWIARFYPHLKGDGAFDRPNPLLELPLTGKRERGQQVPVGITADEAPAALSSVRVTGIGLDGTAPDGAGRAFALRAGLVAVAQDADGALRPVSGWHLEAADRDDSRAAPSQALDGAVPNGRPLP; encoded by the coding sequence ATGCCAACGTTCGCCGTCGACGACGTGGTCCCCGCCGTCGAACCGCTGCCCACCACCAGGCTCGGCAGCCTGTTCCCGGACGCGCTCGCGCTCGGCGGCGACCCCGAACTCGCGGTGCTGGAGCCGAGCGGCGTCCACCCGCTGCTGCGCGCCACCGCGCCGGCGTTCGCCGGGCACCGGCCGCTGGTCCTGTCGCCGGACGCCGTCTGGTTGACCATCGCGGCGGGCCTGGCGCAGCACGTCCGGTTGAACGCCGAGCCCCTGCGGTCCGAGCTGGTCGCGCACCGGGGGCGGCGCGACCTGACCGCGGTGACGACGAGCTGGCCCGAGACCGCCGGGCAGTGGGCGGCGCTGGTCGACGGGTTCACCGCGCTGATCGGCGAGGGCGCCGCCGACGCCGGGCTGTTCGAGTGCGACTTCTCCACCAGCACCGAGGTCGACCGCGTCGCGGGTCGGATCGTGCTGCTGGACGCGCACTCGCCGCACTTCGCGCTGCGGTTCGTCTCGGTCTGCGGCATCCCGGAGATCACGCTCACCGGCACGCCCGACGACTGGTGGCGGATCCGGGAGCGGGTCGAGGAGCTGCCGCGCTTCGGGCTGGAGCGGTGGGCGGCGTCGCTGGGGCCGATCCTGGAGCAGTTCACGCGCGCCTCGGAGGGGGACGTGGACGTCGCGTTCTGGCGGCGCGTCCACAAGCCCGCCGAGGCCTACGACGGCGAGATCGTCACCGGCTGGATCGCCCGCTTCTACCCGCACCTCAAGGGCGACGGCGCCTTCGACCGGCCGAACCCGCTGCTGGAGCTGCCGCTCACCGGGAAGCGCGAGCGCGGGCAGCAGGTCCCGGTGGGCATCACCGCGGACGAGGCGCCCGCCGCGCTGTCCTCGGTGCGGGTCACCGGGATCGGGCTCGACGGGACCGCGCCCGACGGGGCCGGGCGGGCGTTCGCGCTGCGCGCCGGGCTGGTCGCGGTCGCCCAGGACGCGGACGGCGCGCTGCGGCCGGTCTCCGGCTGGCACCTGGAGGCGGCCGACCGCGACGACTCGCGCGCGGCGCCGTCCCAGGCGCTGGACGGCGCGGTCCCGAACGGGAGACCGCTGCCGTGA
- a CDS encoding SPW repeat domain-containing protein, whose product MEPIGSIPLPAAVPTPEHASAPLGAKFAVAAFGLGLWLITSPFLLGFGVTSTRLGGWNNAVVVGAVVLVVALGGMMAPADTPWFGHVLALLGAWVVVCPLVLGYHEKLDPARALLNHAVSGAALLAVGVGAVLAMRRRRR is encoded by the coding sequence GTGGAACCCATCGGGTCCATCCCCCTGCCCGCAGCCGTGCCGACGCCCGAGCACGCGTCGGCCCCGCTGGGGGCCAAGTTCGCCGTGGCCGCGTTCGGCCTCGGTCTGTGGTTGATCACCTCGCCGTTCCTGCTCGGCTTCGGCGTCACCTCCACCCGTCTCGGCGGGTGGAACAACGCGGTGGTGGTCGGCGCGGTCGTGCTGGTCGTCGCGCTGGGGGGCATGATGGCCCCGGCCGACACCCCCTGGTTCGGCCACGTGCTGGCGCTGCTGGGCGCGTGGGTCGTGGTGTGCCCGCTGGTGCTGGGCTACCACGAGAAGCTCGACCCGGCCCGCGCGCTGCTCAACCACGCCGTCTCCGGCGCGGCGCTGCTCGCGGTCGGCGTGGGGGCGGTGCTCGCGATGCGGCGCCGCCGCCGCTGA
- a CDS encoding helix-turn-helix domain-containing protein, which translates to MPQRENAGRTDPSAASTVREFAAHLRRLRAEAGEVSLRKLAGRAGPPRDGVPFSKTTISEVLAGNRLPSREFVERFTDACGVAERGREVWLAARDRIAASRPARTGASRWARR; encoded by the coding sequence GTGCCACAGCGGGAGAACGCCGGTCGCACCGACCCGAGCGCCGCGTCCACCGTCCGGGAGTTCGCCGCGCACCTGCGGCGCCTGCGCGCCGAGGCCGGGGAGGTGTCGCTGCGCAAGCTCGCCGGGCGCGCCGGACCGCCCCGCGACGGCGTGCCGTTCTCCAAGACCACGATCTCCGAGGTGCTGGCCGGGAACCGCCTGCCCAGCAGGGAGTTCGTGGAGCGGTTCACCGACGCGTGCGGCGTCGCCGAGCGCGGCCGGGAGGTGTGGCTGGCCGCCAGGGACCGGATCGCCGCGAGCAGGCCCGCCCGCACCGGGGCGAGCCGGTGGGCCCGCCGCTGA
- a CDS encoding HD domain-containing protein, with protein MIIDVDRARAVAGRFPGGDRWAHVRGVAWRAAELAATVPEDDRELLVCAAWLHDVGYAEPVRDSGFHPLDGARFLERGGWPRRLVGLVAHHSGASLVSGVLGLEDELARYPREDGPVADALTHADQTTGPTGRRVSVPDRLAEVLRRHGPGSPNALAHPVRAPRLLAVADRVERRLARLAAAGRRDPDHW; from the coding sequence GTGATCATCGATGTCGATCGGGCGCGGGCGGTGGCGGGCCGGTTCCCGGGCGGGGACCGGTGGGCGCACGTGCGGGGGGTGGCGTGGCGCGCGGCCGAACTGGCGGCGACCGTGCCGGAGGACGACCGGGAGCTGCTGGTCTGCGCGGCCTGGCTGCACGACGTCGGGTACGCGGAACCGGTGCGCGACAGCGGTTTCCACCCGCTCGACGGCGCCCGGTTCCTGGAGCGCGGCGGCTGGCCCCGGCGGCTGGTCGGGCTGGTCGCGCACCACTCCGGCGCGAGCCTGGTCTCCGGGGTGCTCGGGCTGGAGGACGAGCTGGCCCGCTACCCGCGCGAGGACGGCCCGGTCGCCGACGCCCTCACCCACGCCGACCAGACCACCGGGCCCACCGGCCGCCGCGTGAGCGTGCCCGACCGGCTGGCCGAGGTGCTCCGGCGGCACGGCCCCGGCTCGCCCAACGCCCTCGCGCACCCGGTGCGCGCGCCCCGGCTCCTCGCGGTCGCCGACCGCGTCGAGCGGCGGCTGGCGCGCCTCGCCGCCGCCGGGAGACGGGACCCCGACCACTGGTGA